In a genomic window of Ignavibacteria bacterium:
- a CDS encoding bifunctional phosphoglucose/phosphomannose isomerase — protein MFDVLYRFPEQVKEAVAIGEGAPLWRQQSTSNRYAFFGLGGSAIGADLLRSYAGVTPGGDHLNISVHRGYHSPGWMDSDTNVVCSSYSGETEETLSAFDEIRKKTMRVVCITTGGTLGKRAVTYGMPIVNIPPGYQPRCALAYSFFPLLTIMGRYGAFDAKAVRLNNKGVREILAHTEEMRDLYAGSTAKNPALQIAKSLVGNFPVIYSAHERLDAVNLRWRGQIQENAKQVAFGNFLPEMNHNEINGWQFPKGKTKGFSVILLRDPDDHKRTQLRFDAVKEIIKGSVADVHTLEGKGSTLLGRMFSLIYLGDWVSWHLANLNKIDPSPVPVIQQLKAKLAKAR, from the coding sequence ATGTTTGACGTCCTGTACCGGTTCCCGGAACAGGTCAAGGAAGCCGTCGCCATTGGCGAAGGGGCTCCGCTTTGGCGTCAGCAATCCACCTCGAACCGTTATGCATTCTTTGGTCTCGGTGGCTCAGCCATCGGCGCAGACCTTTTAAGAAGCTATGCTGGCGTAACACCGGGCGGAGATCACCTCAATATCTCCGTACATCGTGGGTATCATTCTCCGGGCTGGATGGACTCCGACACAAACGTTGTCTGCTCCAGCTATTCGGGTGAGACCGAAGAGACGCTCTCCGCCTTTGATGAGATCCGCAAGAAGACCATGCGCGTAGTGTGCATCACAACTGGCGGAACCCTTGGCAAACGTGCTGTGACGTATGGCATGCCTATCGTGAACATCCCTCCGGGATATCAACCACGTTGCGCTCTGGCCTATTCGTTTTTCCCGCTTCTGACGATCATGGGCCGTTATGGGGCCTTTGACGCAAAAGCAGTACGCTTGAACAACAAGGGTGTACGGGAGATCCTGGCACATACAGAAGAGATGCGCGACCTCTACGCTGGCTCAACAGCCAAGAATCCTGCTCTTCAGATCGCCAAGAGTCTCGTTGGCAACTTCCCGGTCATCTATTCCGCTCATGAGCGACTCGATGCTGTGAATTTGCGCTGGCGCGGCCAGATCCAAGAGAACGCAAAACAAGTTGCCTTTGGCAACTTCTTGCCGGAAATGAACCACAACGAGATCAACGGATGGCAGTTCCCGAAGGGCAAAACAAAGGGATTCTCCGTCATCCTGCTCCGCGATCCGGACGACCATAAGCGCACGCAGCTCCGTTTTGATGCCGTAAAGGAGATCATCAAGGGCAGTGTAGCGGACGTTCACACACTCGAAGGCAAGGGAAGCACGTTGCTGGGCCGTATGTTCTCACTCATCTACCTTGGTGACTGGGTCAGCTGGCATCTCGCAAACCTCAATAAGATCGACCCAAGCCCGGTTCCGGTTATTCAGCAGCTGAAGGCGAAACTGGCGAAGGCACGCTGA
- a CDS encoding TerC family protein, translating to MESFFTLDSLVSLVTLSILEIVLGIDNIIFISILVGRLKESDQARARTIGLSLALILRIAFLFGAVWLAKLTEPLVSIGPFLGMDSAFGLSGRDLIMLSGGLFLLAKATTELHTKLEGKEEDEGKKAKANFASMIVQIIILDLVFSIDSVITAIGLSQNFLVMVIAVVLAVGVMQLSAGGISRFIHRHPTVKILALAFLLMVGMVLVAEGFHAHVPKGYIYFAMAFSMAVEFLNMRFRTRSEAPPVELRQPTYTD from the coding sequence ATGGAATCATTCTTTACGCTTGACAGTCTGGTCTCTCTTGTCACTCTCTCCATCTTGGAGATCGTCCTTGGGATCGACAACATCATCTTCATTTCGATCCTCGTTGGGAGGCTCAAGGAATCCGATCAAGCCCGTGCTCGAACCATCGGCCTGTCCCTAGCCCTCATCCTTCGGATCGCATTCCTGTTCGGCGCCGTCTGGCTTGCCAAACTCACCGAGCCACTAGTCAGCATCGGCCCCTTCTTGGGTATGGATTCGGCTTTCGGGCTGAGTGGACGAGACCTCATCATGCTGTCAGGGGGCTTATTCCTCCTCGCGAAGGCAACAACGGAGTTGCACACGAAACTCGAAGGGAAGGAAGAGGACGAGGGGAAGAAGGCAAAGGCCAACTTTGCTTCGATGATCGTTCAGATCATCATTCTGGACCTGGTATTCTCCATCGACTCCGTCATTACGGCCATCGGATTGTCCCAGAACTTCCTTGTGATGGTCATTGCTGTGGTTTTAGCAGTGGGTGTGATGCAACTCAGCGCCGGCGGGATCTCGCGATTCATCCACCGGCACCCTACCGTGAAGATCCTCGCCTTGGCCTTCCTTTTGATGGTGGGAATGGTCCTCGTAGCGGAAGGATTCCATGCCCACGTTCCGAAGGGGTACATTTACTTCGCAATGGCCTTCTCGATGGCCGTGGAATTCCTGAACATGCGGTTCCGGACCCGTTCTGAGGCTCCTCCGGTGGAGCTGAGACAGCCCACCTATACCGACTGA